Proteins encoded in a region of the Zea mays cultivar B73 chromosome 4, Zm-B73-REFERENCE-NAM-5.0, whole genome shotgun sequence genome:
- the LOC100502488 gene encoding uncharacterized LOC100502488 translates to MPDLPGITAEDAGPQLITSETSAGEEAAAVVQPQPSADAARRKRKRRRQQEQLSASASFFERLVQRLMEHQESLHRQFLEAMERRERDRAARDEAWRRQEADKFAREAAARAQDRASAAAREAAIIAYLEKISGESITLPPPASGDEDAAAAGKELVPYEGGDAAAAPEGGGSLHLSSSRWPKHEVEALIRVRTGLEGRFQEPGLKGPLWEEVSARMAAAGYGRSAKRCKEKWENINKYFRKAKESGKKRPAHAKTCPYFDELDRLYSRLGQAKQASSELLDAVVKYPDVRYGPPGFGMDREQASGGGGNNNNTNNEGGQDGGAEDFDGEEDGIGKGRAGDGQDDEVESHGHEDE, encoded by the coding sequence ATGCCCGACCTCCCGGGCATAACGGCCGAGGACGCGGGCCCGCAGCTCATCACGTCGGAGACCTCGGCCggggaggaggcggcggcggtcGTGCAGCCGCAGCCGTCGGCGGACGCGGCGCGGCGCAAGCgcaagcggcggcggcagcaggagcAGCTGAGCGCGTCGGCGTCCTTCTTCGAGCGGCTGGTGCAGCGGCTGATGGAGCACCAGGAGAGCCTCCACCGGCAGTTCCTGGAGGCCATGGAGCGGCGCGAGCGGGACcgcgccgcgcgggacgaggcgtGGCGGCGGCAGGAGGCCGACAAGTTCGCCCGCGAGGCCGCCGCGCGCGCGCAGGACCGCGCCAGCGCCGCGGCGCGGGAGGCCGCCATCATCGCCTACCTGGAGAAGATCTCGGGCGAGTCCATCACGCTGCCGCCGCCGGCGTCCGGCGACGAAGACGCGGCGGCGGCCGGAAAGGAGCTGGTGCCGTACGAAGGCGGGGACGCGGCGGCGGCCCCCGAGGGTGGCGGGTCGCTGCACCTCAGCTCGTCGCGGTGGCCCAAGCACGAGGTGGAGGCGCTGATCCGGGTGCGGACGGGGCtggaggggcggttccaggagccCGGGCTCAAGGGCCCGCTGTGGGAGGAGGTGAGCGCGCGCATGGCGGCGGCGGGCTACGGCCGCAGCGCCAAGCGCTGCAAGGAGAAGTGGGAGAACATCAACAAGTACTTCCGCAAGGCCAAGGAGAGCGGCAAGAAGCGGCCGGCGCACGCCAAGACGTGCCCCTACTTCGACGAGCTGGACCGCCTCTACTCCCGCTTGGGCCAGGCAAAGCAGGCGAGCTCGGAGCTGCTGGACGCGGTGGTCAAGTACCCCGACGTGCGCTACGGCCCGCCGGGGTTCGGGATGGACAGGGAGCAGGCCTCCGGCGGCGGGGGCAATAATAATAACACTAATAATGAAGGTGGACAGGACGGCGGCGCTGAGGATTTCGACGGAGAGGAGGACGGCATTGGCAAGGGGAGGGCCGGCGATGGTCAGGACGACGAGGTGGAAAGCCATGGCCACGAGGATGAGTAG